In Cryptococcus neoformans var. neoformans JEC21 chromosome 5 sequence, one genomic interval encodes:
- a CDS encoding cyclin-dependent protein kinase regulator, putative, whose protein sequence is MSHSPHPLATLEQIVSTPSAADGIPSDVEDDLRVAGCMLIQEAGVMLKLPQSTMATAQVLLHRFYYVSSMCSFGVNDISISALFLASKLCESPVRLRDLINTYLYLLARTQHLLNLPADQPFHPGLLSQSDESEKDKLWEGFKFSVPGFHDEIFWDWKDVITASEMQVLKRLGFNMQVDLPYNHMINYLKILDLVFEDDVTQMCWSILNDMLLTPLYAIHPPHTIACISILLTTRLRRIPLPPKWYLLFDVSYDEIWSGCGVVMRLWIDWGLDRPKGVIQRNKRTVNEEEEGRKIKESRWRRAWVLAQSRKAVRRWVEGLEKA, encoded by the exons ATGTCTCACTCACCTCATCCCCTGGCAACTTTGGAGCAGATCGTCTCTACACCTTCAGCTGCAGATGGGATTCCAAGtgatgtggaggatgatCTGCGCGTAGCAGGGTGCATGCTAATACAGGAAGCGGGCGTGATGTTGAAGCT GCCGCAAAGTACCATGGCAACAGCTCAAGTTCTGTTACATCGGTTCTACTACGTTTCCTCCATGTGCTCTTTTGGTGTCAAT GACATATCAATATCAGCTCTCTTCTTGGCATCTAAACTCTGCGAGAGTCCTGTTCGTTTACGAGATCTGATCAACACTTACCTTTACCTCCTGGCTCGTACTCAACATCTTCTTAATCTTCCAGCCGATCAGCCATTCCATCCAGGTCTTTTGTCGCAATCGGATGAAAGTGAGAAAGACAAGTTATGGGAAGGATTCAAGTTCAGCGTACCGGGGTTCCACGACGAGATATTCTGGGATTGGAAGGACGTTATTACGGCGTCAGAAATGCAGGTTCTCAAGAGACTGGGGTTCAACATGCAG GTTGACTTGCCGTATAACCATATGATTAACTATCTCAAGATTCTAGACCTGGTATTCGAAGACGATGTCACTCAAATGTGTTGGTCTATCTTGAATGACAT GCTTTTGACACCCCTCTACGCTATCCACCCTCCTCACACTATCGCTTGTATATCTATTCTTCTCACTACACGTCTTCGCCGtattcctcttccgcccaAATGGtatctcctcttcgacGTATCTTATGATGAGATCTGGTCTGGATGTGGCGTCGTAATGAGACTATGGATTGACTGGGGACTCGATCGGCCAAAAGGTGTCATTCaaagaaacaaaaggacggtaaatgaagaagaggaaggaagaaaaatCAAGGAATCtagatggagaagagcatGGGTACTAGCTCAGTCTAGAAAAGCGGTAAGACGGTGGGTTGAAGGGCTGGAGAAGGCGTAG